Proteins encoded within one genomic window of Bacillus sp. F19:
- a CDS encoding DUF3885 domain-containing protein, whose amino-acid sequence MYLNDYMKENFSNLYLRPPLFYNWEIGIRFELGVEWNREYDYENSQYLKGVYNRAITLFNSLHSPDEEILVVIDVNDFGDRKSYTHKGRLFTPYVYEKSVLYKLRHTVIPYIFPEDNEDGKYKTHRFTLKGKTSDIKYIPLLKAICNQDLGIQPNIFHSVYFLNIKRKTIFNVYDDRGCDLLAASSEAIRDIYNKFNDWILDYDRDEIDKLFK is encoded by the coding sequence ATGTATTTAAATGACTATATGAAAGAGAACTTTTCTAACTTATATCTTCGACCACCTTTATTTTATAACTGGGAAATTGGTATACGGTTCGAATTAGGGGTCGAGTGGAATAGAGAATATGATTACGAAAACAGTCAATATTTAAAAGGGGTTTATAATAGGGCTATAACTTTATTTAATTCATTACATTCACCAGACGAAGAAATCTTGGTTGTAATTGATGTAAATGATTTTGGAGATAGAAAATCCTATACCCACAAAGGAAGGCTATTTACTCCATATGTATATGAAAAATCAGTACTATATAAGTTAAGGCATACAGTAATACCTTATATTTTCCCAGAAGACAATGAAGATGGAAAATATAAAACACATAGATTTACTCTTAAAGGTAAAACATCTGATATTAAATACATTCCATTGTTAAAAGCAATATGTAATCAAGATTTAGGAATTCAACCAAATATTTTTCATAGTGTTTATTTTTTAAATATCAAAAGAAAAACCATTTTTAATGTTTATGATGACAGAGGTTGTGATTTGCTTGCTGCTTCTTCTGAAGCCATACGAGATATATATAACAAATTTAATGACTGGATATTAGATTACGACAGGGATGAAATAGATAAGTTGTTTAAATAA
- the hutG gene encoding formimidoylglutamase has protein sequence MSHLPFLSHDARFADRGISRAGTLLKKRDQEIAEGIGLVGVPLSKPSISHSGASFAPETIRKMMNAFTTYSVQDNTDLKEERIIDFGDISMHVTDLSESHLRIETTVEGVLGEHPLMVPIFLGGDHSVTAPIFKAFQKEKGKAGIIQFDAHHDLRNLEDGGPSNGTPFRQLIEKDALQGKHLHQIGIRDFSNGKEYTDYGKENGVHIFTMQDVYTRGILSILQESVSELLKEVDVIYVSLDMDVMDQAFAPGCPAIGPGGMDSRMLIEAIRFLGEVPAVRAMDIVEIDPTLDFRDMTSRLAAYCVLTFLTGYKSRK, from the coding sequence GTGAGCCATCTTCCCTTTCTTTCACATGATGCAAGATTCGCAGACCGCGGGATTTCGCGGGCGGGAACGTTATTGAAAAAACGGGATCAGGAAATTGCCGAAGGCATTGGGTTAGTGGGAGTTCCATTATCGAAGCCATCGATCAGTCATTCAGGGGCATCTTTTGCTCCTGAAACAATAAGAAAAATGATGAACGCTTTTACTACCTACTCAGTTCAGGACAATACAGATTTAAAAGAAGAGAGAATCATAGACTTTGGTGATATATCCATGCATGTAACAGACCTTTCTGAATCGCACCTGAGGATTGAAACGACGGTAGAAGGAGTTTTAGGTGAACATCCTTTAATGGTTCCTATTTTTCTTGGCGGCGATCATTCTGTTACAGCGCCGATATTCAAAGCCTTTCAAAAAGAAAAAGGAAAGGCTGGGATTATTCAGTTCGACGCGCACCACGACCTGAGGAACCTTGAAGATGGAGGACCGTCAAATGGAACACCTTTTAGACAGCTGATCGAAAAAGATGCACTGCAGGGAAAACACCTCCATCAAATTGGCATCCGCGACTTTTCAAATGGCAAAGAATATACCGATTATGGCAAAGAAAATGGTGTTCATATATTCACCATGCAGGACGTGTACACAAGAGGGATCCTCTCAATTTTACAAGAGAGTGTGAGTGAGCTCCTGAAAGAAGTTGACGTCATCTACGTTTCACTTGATATGGATGTAATGGATCAGGCGTTTGCACCAGGCTGCCCTGCCATTGGTCCAGGGGGGATGGATTCACGCATGCTGATTGAAGCCATACGATTTTTAGGAGAAGTTCCAGCTGTAAGAGCAATGGATATTGTTGAAATTGACCCGACACTCGATTTTCGGGATATGACGAGCCGTTTGGCTGCTTACTGTGTCTTAACCTTTTTAACAGGCTACAAGAGTCGAAAGTGA
- the hutI gene encoding imidazolonepropionase, whose translation MKYDLILENIGQLLTMDYEKEGPLCGKDMDELIVLENKALAIADGRIAVIGSNEEAAKWPAEKRIDCDGKLVTPGLIDPHTHLVFAGSREHEMGLKQQGVPYLEILKQGGGILSTVKATRAASEAELYEKAAGHLDRMLSYGMTTVEAKSGYGLNAEAELKQLRTAKKLNAEHAAEVVSTFLGAHAIPPEHKHQPDVFLEEMVQLLDVIEKEELAQFVDIFCETGVFSIEQSRVFLSKAKQKGFQVKIHADEIDPLGGAELASELSAVSAEHLVGTSDEGIKQLSAKGVIACLLPGTSFYLNKPDHAKARKMLEEGVAVTLATDFNPGSCPTENLQLIMSFAAVIYKMTVKEIWNAVTINAAHAIGLGGERGIIAPMKQADLVIWDAGNYEYIPYHFGVNHAGTVIKKGAIVFEKGDHREPSSLSFT comes from the coding sequence GGATGAGCTGATTGTACTTGAAAACAAGGCACTTGCGATTGCTGATGGGAGAATTGCTGTGATCGGTTCAAACGAAGAAGCAGCTAAGTGGCCGGCTGAAAAAAGAATTGATTGTGACGGGAAGCTTGTTACACCTGGCCTCATTGATCCACATACTCATTTAGTGTTTGCCGGATCCCGTGAGCATGAAATGGGACTGAAGCAGCAGGGCGTTCCTTACTTGGAAATCCTGAAACAGGGCGGCGGCATTCTTTCGACTGTAAAAGCAACGCGGGCTGCAAGTGAAGCGGAGCTTTATGAAAAAGCAGCAGGTCATCTTGACCGGATGCTTTCATATGGAATGACGACGGTAGAAGCGAAAAGCGGATACGGACTGAACGCAGAAGCAGAGCTGAAGCAGCTGAGGACCGCAAAAAAATTAAACGCGGAGCACGCAGCCGAAGTTGTTTCAACCTTTTTGGGTGCGCATGCCATACCTCCGGAGCATAAGCATCAGCCGGACGTTTTCTTAGAAGAAATGGTTCAGCTGCTGGATGTCATTGAAAAAGAAGAATTAGCCCAATTTGTAGATATCTTTTGTGAAACAGGCGTTTTCTCCATCGAACAGTCCAGAGTGTTTTTATCAAAAGCAAAGCAAAAAGGATTTCAGGTGAAAATTCATGCCGATGAAATTGATCCATTAGGAGGGGCAGAATTGGCTTCTGAGCTCAGTGCCGTCAGTGCAGAGCATTTAGTTGGAACTTCAGATGAAGGCATTAAGCAGCTGTCTGCAAAAGGGGTTATCGCCTGCCTGCTGCCCGGTACTTCTTTTTATCTGAACAAACCGGATCATGCTAAAGCAAGAAAGATGCTGGAGGAAGGAGTGGCGGTGACTCTTGCGACTGATTTTAATCCCGGGAGCTGTCCGACTGAGAATCTGCAGCTGATCATGTCGTTCGCAGCGGTTATCTATAAAATGACGGTGAAAGAAATTTGGAATGCTGTCACCATTAATGCAGCCCATGCCATCGGGTTAGGCGGCGAACGGGGGATAATCGCGCCAATGAAGCAGGCGGACCTTGTCATCTGGGATGCGGGAAACTATGAATATATCCCTTATCATTTCGGAGTGAATCACGCAGGGACCGTTATCAAGAAAGGTGCCATAGTATTTGAAAAGGGGGATCACCGTGAGCCATCTTCCCTTTCTTTCACATGA